GTTCTGAAGTGTGTTTGTAACAATATGGCGTTCAAGTCGTCCTCGGACACATATTGCCGAGAatgattttgtcctcggacgaatattAAACTCACCTCACGTGATATCTActcttcttttcatttggttaccCTTATAACTTGATATGGGCCTCCTTGGACAATTTTatatcctcggatgggccacggGCCCAGTTAACAcagttttaataattattgattaaccggcccccacagttatattatcaattgaaaaagaaaaaatgtttacaAAAACTATATAGTGATGTTACAATTAAAAAGTGAGAAGGtgaacttaaaataaatttttttaaaatgctatttaattaatatataaatataaaaaaatacatcacTTAATTAAAAGGTGTCGTATCATACCTCAATACCTATAGAGTCAGCCCAGCTTTGCATAAGAAAGAGGTGAGAAAATGTTAATAGCAAGTGGGGGGTAAATAGTTTCCTGTTGAAATAATCATTTTCATGCAGTTATACACTGCTGAGAGCATCCGCATCTGTAAACTTttgcataataaaaaaaagacacaaattTTACCCACTTTACCTTAAAAATATTCCATATTAGTGTTTTTAAAAGTGTGCAAATATGCAATGTTACTGACTTACTGTgtagttttgcattttatttttttaatatttctctttcttcacctCTCTCAATCTTCATCTCTCCCAACCGATTTTCTCACTTCCCTTGTCAAACTCATCCTAAATCTAAAACCCAAGCTCATCAAATTATCCATAaagaatcatcaaaaacccatattgcaaagaagaagaagacggaggcagaaaaagaaaaagaataagaaaaagatgaagtGTAGAAGAAGAAGGGAATTAAGGACCCACTTGCTGGTGTGGCCGGTGGTTCTTGCACCATTTTTGACAGAGAGCTGTGTGGGGGAGAGATTTTGGGTCGAAAAGATTAGAGAAAGGAAtgggtttttgtctttttctttgctctttTTTATTCCCTGGGACATTTTCACGTTATTGATAGAAGAAGCagaagggaagaagaagaaaaatctgCAAAGAAGCAGTAACAATGGCGTAGAGAGAGAGCAGATCTGACGAGAAATGAGAGAAtcattaaatgaaaataataataaaaagaagaaagaaaatgttatttaaataaaagagaggGTGGAATAGATAAAGACGTGGTACCGTAGATACTTAagtaaaagtgataatataaaatagtaatGTTGGGATTTGTGAGCCTAGTTTATATTTAATTTGGTTGACAATTCGATTCAATTCGAATAATGTTGAGTGATTTTTAATAGGAGGTTTTTTGAGATTTAGTTTATAGAGTGGAGGCTTGGGCTATCGACCCAAGAAAAAATTTTTGGTCCGTTTATAGTCCATTGTGAATCTTGTATACAAGatgtaaaaaatgttttttagtGATTAAAGTTTTGTTGTTGTCGGTTTTTGAGAGACTGAAACTTTGTACTATTgcacttgtattttttttctgataatagtgaaatttctgTAACTTTGTGAATGTAGATAAATTATCGAATCAAGTAAATATTATCTTAtacgtgtgattgtttttctttacgTGTATTTTTTCTCATGACAATCAGGAAATTATGATCACTATTTTaaacacaaatataaaattgtgatttagaCTAAAAATAAAGCGAAGATGGAAGACGaaagaataataagaaagaaagatggCTTTTATAGTTGCCTGGCATAGCAGTTTTTGCCGGATCCGTGACATCAAAAATCGAATATAAATGTTCTTATTAGTACACACAGGAGATGAATCCAGTGAGTGAAGCCCTGGCAATAAAGAGGGTCTAGCTCTCTGAATGGCTGATGTTTAACATGACGACCTACGATTTGATTTTCAGATTTGACCTTGTGCATGGTGACCACGAGTACCACtttcaaaaacccttttaaaaaaaaataaagggtcTTTGGTCCACGCCTCCATAACTATATCATATCATCATAAACATCACATCCTTACCTTTGTAATCTTTACCACCCAATGAAATCCAAGCTTGGTTTATAAGTTTGGAACATGTATGTTTAATCAAAGTTAGTCATTtaacactatttttttattattagcttATGAGAGGGAAACTATAGGGGTTAGGTTGCTCTCCACTAATCATCCATGACCATCAAATCTTGCAGCACATCACCACCGAAAGCATGCGAATTATTTGAGGATTTTTCCACTTGTATCTTCAACTTTCTGATTGATTTTCCAACAAGTAGACTTCATTGGGATTTCAAAAGAGTGCTATAAAAGATTGACTTTTCTTTGACCACAAGACTATGTTTCAGTAACCGACTCTAAGATTCCTCTTATTATGTACTCTGTTGATGATTGTACGAAAGAAGATATGGGAATTTACATCAACTGAGATAATGCTCTTATATGAACAACTCGTTGAATTTGAGGAGTTACAACTTTTCACTTGTTGTTAATGAAAATTATGTTAAATTACATCATCAAAGCTTGACCAATCAAACTTGTGACCTTTGATTTatgataattgttctttatcattGAGTTAAAATATCAATGGGTTTCTTTTAGTGTAGACGAAATTCAAACTAAGGTCTCTTATTTGACCATAAGTGACTTTATTAGTTAAACCAAACTTAAATGCATGACCTTATCGAGTCTTTTATCTTATGCAAAAGAATTACCAAATTATGGGTTATCATCCTTGTATTATGGTGCTAATCGCGGTGGCAAGACTTGAATAATTGTGTACATAAGAATAATTATATACTATTCTCTAAGCATGCACCATCAAATTTTCTAACAACTAACATCATGCATGCACATAAAAATGCTTGTCTCAATCATAAGAAATTACTTATTATATATGTGACCATATAAgtctttgtttcaatttttctatataaccaaaaaaatgttggatccaaaatccaaatattcGAATTCCCTTTCCTTTCTTATGTCATCcgagagagaaaaacaaaaatcaatcaCTTCAATTGCCCCTTATTTCAGTATTCTCTCATGGGAATCTAGACAATAAACCAAATAGAGGTAGCAAAGCATGTGATCGGCTATACTTGATGAGGAATAGCATGTCTAGCCCTTTGGCCACCGTTTTGTGCTATACTTATGGAATCAAATATTTTTCAAGTATAGAAGCAAATAGctctattttatatattccaCTCATGACTCATGAGCATTTAAGATGTTTTTGTCGTGGAAAATGCTATgggaaaaggaagaaagagataGAAATGATTAAGCAAAGATTATATATCATATAGATTCATTAGCTAAATAAGCCTATGGATGTTATAACTAAGAAACATGACAAGTCCGATCAATAGTTAAATCTTTATTAAGAAGAAACgaaaagaatatttttcataaagaaAGTGAACAATATGGTGTTTATAGATTTTGAAAGTGATTTCAAGTAATTCATAAATTGATATACTTGGAGAATTTTTTGAAGATATGGTAttagtatattttaatttatggaCTTTATTATaggattattatttttattatcaaatcaaaatattaatatgtttatgttttggtGTAAGACAAAATTCTATTGTAAATTATTATTCAAAGTTCAGTAGTTAGGAATAAGGGAATTTTATaccttaaatatttttgttagaaataaTAAGAATGTCAATCAGTTGAACTACAAAACTATtcgtaattattattattggaagAAAGGTAATGAGAGGTGTATTTAAAGGTTACAAAATGTGAAAGAAGATTTGAGTAGTTATTAAATGggatttaaattgttttattgAGAAAAAAGTACTTAAAGGGGGGAGGTGAGctaaagagaaagaagaggttAGTGGGGGTCCACAATGAATGGTGATGCAATCCCTCTAATAACAACACTCATCTAATCTCCAAAGAAACAAACATATGGCAGACACCATATGTAGCACCATCAACGGTGCAGCTTGGAGGACTCACTACTTCCCCAAGACTTACTTGATTCATGATGGTAGGGCCCATATCCCACAAGAAGGTCACCCCCCACTTCATTACATACAGACAAACGCACGTGGTGTTATCTCGTTGGCCCATCCCATGCAAGCGGAATGATCATGGTGACTGGTGAGGCCCCCCCTCTTCCTTTCTccccattaaccaaaaaaaaaaagagtgtacGTCACAGCATTGATCACACGCTTTAACACAACTTGTTTAGGTATAAATGGGCAAATGCATGACCCGTGTGTACAGAATGATATGATTTAATAATAACTTGATGGCAATGTGCAAGTTGTGACAAAGTGTATGATTGTGTCATAAAAGactttaataaagaaaaagaatacatgcCACGTGTCAAAAGGGAACGTCATGATGACGAGGAAAGTGTAAAATTGCATATGTTCACTCCGAAGATTATGTCATGTACACAACAATGTAATGAGAAAGAATAGCACAGCTCCTCGTTGTTTCGCATAGTCCACGTCAGCAAgggtcttcttttctttcttctacgACAACTGGGTTCTGGGGTTTTGGGGTGGggggctttggctttggctttggctttagGTTACGTCATAAGGTTAAATATTACCGTTCAACGTCCAAGTCAATGTGACGTCAGAGGCATTTAAGCCTCACAGTCAGCCCCCACATCCCCCCATGTGACTGTCCCACGCTACTTCATCGGCAGATATCCACTATTTCCGAACTGCCGTATTATGTGACCGTATTGCTTTCTTTCCCCTCTTCACGCTCCTTACCAAGCCACTCCTATCCACTCTCCAATCATTCacacttttatttctttctctatataaaaagaaattccaATATATGCAATGTAATAGGCCATATATTTGTAATAAGAGCATTCTAATAAGCtctcttataaaaaatgtcattttgacacgttaaaaacttatcattttagcacatcattttacaatattctaTTTATCAGATATTCTATTCTTCAATCtcatacattaaaataatatatacatcacattaaaatatcattaaaaaaaaaaaacccaaaagcgTCAAACCCAGCTCTTGTGGGAGTGATGCGTCGAAGTGGGAGACTTATCAAACCCATCCCAAATCAAAGAACCCAAAAGCGTCGGAGGTGGGAGATCCATCAAACCCAGCTCTTGTGACTCCAAGCATAAGTGAGGAGTCGCGGATGGAGAAGAGACCTACATGAGCGTGAGGAGGAATCGCCAGACGGTGTTGCAAATGGGTTGTTTGGTGTCGCCAAGGCGCTCGACAATGGAGGGGATTAGGGCGGTGTTGAAGTGGAGCTTGAAGTGGTCGCAGGAGAGCACGGCGGTGGAGTCCAGAGCTTAGAGCGCACCTTGGGAGACTCTGAAGTTGTTGTCTAGGGAGAGCTGTGTTGGGAGGAGAGaggaaaactaaataaaataagtataaaattttttgcattctCGTCCATACACTCTCATATTTGAGAGCGTACTGTAGCATGTCTCAAAATTTTGGCACATATAACACACCTGATGATGctctgtttttggtgtttggtgtgctaaataCCAAATATTATAGCATTTAACATATTTAGCACACCCGATGGTGATGCTCTAAGGGTTCAAATTTTACGTTAGTGGTaggtaaaaaaatgatattaatagtggattcacataaaaattagaaaagaaaattatcaacTCAATTATTGTgagaaatattgtgaaattttttagtCTATATAGCATTGCTCTTCAATCGAAATCAAATTCATTCATAACTTGTTTGATGAGGATTTATATCCAACCCATTGATTATTGCTGTTTTAGTCTAATCAAATTTTAAGGTTCTTTTTAACTTAAAAGTTTCTAGTACAAATAAAGGGTACAATATAATGGCATCTCAATTCCTCTATTTTCTATCGTTGTTATTATTGAAGTATAAAtcaagaattttgtaattcaactGGTATCTTGTAGTATTTTTACTTATGCCTTCACATCAATAATCATAATGAAATTGGTTTTTCTTATGTTGCCCTTTATGGGTAAAAACACAAGAAGATCAAGAGTTCGAGCCCTAGGCTTCACATATGTTGAAGGCCAATCATTCTGTTATAGTattatcaacttatttttagCATGCTAGATTTGCCGGGAAAGGATGAAAAAAGGGCATTTCCAATTAATAAGGTGATGGAGTTCATTTAGGGATTAgggtgttttaaaattttggtaactctattatagattttttaaaatcttattcatcaaatttgaaataaataaaaaatgtagttaCTTTAAGAACTCTAAATGATTTTAACCCTTGATTGAAGGTAGGTATTGGCATTAAACACAAGCCAATAAAAAAGGATGAGGATGGGAAATTGCGATGAGAATTTTAGGAAAGGGCTTTTTAACTCTAAGATTGGATAGGTTTCTAGGCAATCTCTCAATATATGGATAGGGTATCCGTATTCAGCATTGTTATGACAAATAGGGCAATCATCGTCAGAAATGATTttattcagtaaaaaaaatattccaaaaacattttagggaaaaacttattaaatttaaaaacaagttaGCGAATTGAACTGTTGAACTTCAACAAAATGGTCACGGCTGGACATTTTTCATTAAACAAAGTCGTGTCGTTTTCTATGATATTTTACACGTACCACTTCACATATGTCAATTGTCATTCAAGCCAGCATATCAATCGACTTCATTGTTCCAAAAAGAacgaaaaaaatgaaaagggacGGATTTAGTTCCACATTCATATTATGGCTTCTAGAACTCCGATCgagaaaattaatcaaaaaagCCTAGCATACATAGTAACACCTACTAGCTAGTAACAAACTACACTCCTCTAGTAAGTTAGTAATAAACTATACTCCTCTAGTAAGTTTGAAACTTCAAACTTGAAATAGTAATACAAGATTCGGTTTTAGACTTAGCCCACCTTATTATTCACTAGATGatgctttctttgtttttaaacattttctgtaaaataattttcggaaaagtaatttattttcctatatttggttgtaaccttaaaaatgaattaaaaaaattgtaatagtttATTGAATATGTAATGTTAAAGAGTTTACCACAAAAAATATACTCCGTATTTTATTATCCGATTTTTTTTGTCACACCAAACAttataaaaatacaagaaatcTTCTCTAAAGAATGAATTTTGCCGAAAccaacaatattttcaatattattttgttttcttggtATACCATATGGAGAAAGGCCTTTGTCCATTGCATTGGAGTATTAAACatactataataataatatgtgaTCAATTTTAAACATGTATTCTGTTTGTATCATATTTGATACTTCAATACACCAAACATAAGCCAAACCTATAGTGATACACATTCTTGCATACATTGACACAATTTGTTCATTTGTCAATGTGTGATTGGATTACATCACTTACAGATAAGGACTATCACTAATACTCATGAATATTACTTCAATCATTACTTGATATGTGTATTAGTTGTGATAAAATGTGCCACTAGAATTTTTACGATGATATGGGTATTAATCAAATTGCACAATTGCATCTAAACCGACCAAAATTGCCTGCAAAATGGAGTCATTGCACAACATCACAAGTGtcggtaaaataaaaaataagtcattTCACACTTAAAAACTTGTTAGACTACTTTTAATTAgcttaaaataaagaaaaaccaacCTAAAACAAACTAAAAGCTAGTTTTGGGCTGAGCCAATCCCACCAAACTATATGTCCACAAAGTTGAGGCATCGAATCGTATCATGCAGTGCTGTGGTAAAAATGGACCAAAATCGCACCAACATTATTAGATACCGCCAATGATTCAATTTGcgcataaagaaagaaagagacgCACACAAGAGTTGGCGCGTGGGGGTTGTAATGAAAGAGGGGTTTGATTCTTAAAAGAAGCTAAGTAGGAGGAGTAATACAGTAGTATGTCACAGTACATTGTGATGTAAGCAACCATACCACACCCTCCTCTCTTTTATAAAACTCCCCCCACACTTACACACACACCCCTCACTTGCTTCCGTTGACATcaacacactctctctctctctctctctctctctcaaactctttctctttgtttctttccaATACATACATAGACACATCCGGTGATGCAAGGGCTACGGCGTTGCTCAGACGACCTCGTGAGGCTCGACCTGACAAGcctatcatcaccatcatcatcaggaggaggaggaggaggaggaccccaaccaccaccaccaccatcatcatcttcttcttcatcatcatctatGCTATCGATCGACGTGGCGGAATCAGCAGAGGCAAGGATCAGGAGGCTGATATCGGAGCACCCAGTGATTATCTTTAGCCGATCCTCATGTTGCATGTGCCACGTGATGAAGAAGTTGCTAGCCACCATCGGGGTCCACCCTACCGTTATCGAATTAGATGACCATGAGATCGCAGCTCTACCCTCCGATGACTCTGATTCCGGCTCGCCACAACCTCGTAACCCAGCTGCCCCTTCTGTCTTCATTGGTGGCACTTGCATCGGTGGCCTTGAGTCACTCGTTGCTCTCCACCTCAGTGGCCAACTCGTCACTAAGCTCGTCCAAGTTGGTGCTCTCTGGGTATGACACACCGCCCATATATTACTTATCTTATTCCTATTCCTATTATTAttagtagtaaaaataataataataataataataatctttctATCTAGTTGTAGCTAGACAACAACCTCGTGGTTCTTCAACTTCAACTTCGATAGTTCATATTAGTTGTAGCCAAACAACATAGCTACAAAAGTACAATCTTTATGCTTCTCTTGTACTGTCCAATTCTCCAAAACCAATATGTAATTTTGGTCCTAGTAGACCTCTTCCCTTGTTATTGAtccttataaatattattatgttattattattgttcttgttagttttaggaaataattttttttttttggggttcattttaaattccattttgtactatataataatagtatagaaGTAGAAGAATATGTGCGAGTATGGTTCTCAGATACCTTCTCGTGGGTGATACTCGCTAGTGGGAATGCAACACGTGTATGTGTGAAATATGTATGCTTGAGAATACACGTCTCTTTGGGATTCACCGTTTTTGTTCGTTTACCGAGTTGGGtaaacaattataataaaaaattacactttgatTAGATCGGTGTGGGCCCTCTTGACCACTGGTTATGAAATCACAGCCGTTGATCAGCTTCGTGTGCCTCGTGGCTGACCTCTGCTCGCATCAGTAATAGTTGTTAAGTGgtgatatataattaatttaaaagaaattgggtttttttttggtttggtgggACCGAGTACCAATCATAAGACGATCATGACCGTTAAAAATTTTGTGGATCTTGCTCCCCAAGTAGTAGGTTCTAGCGAAAGGGTAGGTTTTGGGTACAGCATTTTTGTTGAGTTGAGTCTTAACTTTGTGAAAAAAACAGATGAGCGGTGACTGTGAGAGTAAGAGTGATGAATGAGTGATTctgtcaaaaataaataaaaagacaattcTGACAAAATTCCTCTAATTATTGCAAATacccttcctttcttttttgcttttgcttcttTCGAATCATGACCTCATTACCATGCATACAATTCACCTGATTATTCTTATACATCATTTCATGAAATATCCAATTATTCATGAACAGAATCAAGAGATCTATGAAGTTTTCACATTCAAGAATATTTCacttaatttacccaaagtttTGAATTATTTCAGTTAGCTACACCTACTCCCATTTGTTGTTATTCTTGTACATCCAAATTAATGTGCTGAATAATACAGAAAGTGTGAAATttaagctttttattttgtgtgcatatatattgcaattttgttgtttttggggTTGAGGTCATtcatatacttatatatatatatatatatagtatgctGAAATccaagttctttttttatttatttgttgctaTGCGTATATTCAATTTAGTATCTTGGAAAAATCTAAGAAATTAAATCTCCGTGGTGCCTCTTCACGTTATATACTATAGTGAAGAGactttttgagagaaaaaaaagggtgtaGTGACTTGGTATTATGTCATGCCTAATAAATATTGCAGTATGGAAAGTAATCTTTAAAGAGATCTGTGGTATAGGTTGGCACCTAAAAAATGAATGCAATGACAAGCTCAAAATTTGTGTCAGTCCGTACGTGTCATCACATAGTATTCATGGGTGCATCATGGCATGCATGAGTGCACCTTCAGCAAACTGACagtttcatttattattattattaatgattatatattatatatatatactagttctGAGAAATAAAAAGTAACTACCAAGAGCTAGCATTCTCTTGATATGGTTATCAACAGGCTCTCTCAATTATCAGGGGATCAATATGGTTCATATTTTCTCACACACAATTTTGTAAGAAACCCGGGTGCTTATTCACTAATTTgggaataatatatatatgtttctttctATAGTTTAGTAAATGATCTTTGTACAACGCAACCTAAGCTAGCTAGCAAGACACTTCAAGGTTTAATGTTTCTATCTTGAAGTAGCTTTTCACCAATTTTTTGTGAACTTTGATGGGCGCATGTTAGCTCACAGTTTCGCCTTCACCAAATGAATCTTCATCATTCTACCAAAGGGTGGTAACCTGATGGTAAGAGTCCCTTGAACCATTACCCTTGCAAGTCTGAGGGTTGTAGTTCGAGTTGTGGCATTTTGGTTTAAAATGCGTGCTCACATAGATAGTTCCAAGCAATTTCGATGATCTCACACTATAGAATTCAGGTTTAAGTGAGTCAAACAATGATACCATTCCgtatgaacttttttttgttcattaaaagaaagaagaagaatcttcgtcatcttcttctttctttttattcatttattttttcggatagatatataatttcattttgtcACCATGCCATCACTATCAGAACTCGAACGTACCTAACTTTTATCTAATTAAGGGCATTGACACAAAACATGCGCACACACGAACACTTGATAGTTTAAAACCCTTGCGGCGAAGGGACCAACTCCTCTTTGGAGAAATTAATTTATACATTAATTGAACTACACTTGATAGTTTAAAACCCTTGCGGCGAAGGGAGCAACTCCTCTTTGGAGAAATTAATTTATACATTAATTGAACTGTGGTCCTATTTCATTGCCTACAGGATTTGAGGTACAGTCTTAACTTATAGGTTAAGCTTTTTGCTTGATGTATAGTATATACACatgtttgacttttttttttttttttttttttgggaaataatttgatagttatggGAGTCGGGATATGAACCCTAGATGTTTCTATCAAAATGCATTAAGAAATACTAATTAAACTACATGACTCTTGGtgatatatctatatatattgtttttaaaaccatacatTTTAGACATTTAATATAGAACAAATTGAATGAAAAATGTTGAATCTAATGATAAACTTTTTGTGATTCAAATTCTATAAAAAGTGCAGCAGGATTTGTTTATATGTGAATTTAACTTATATAGATTCGTAGAATAAATTACACTTTCGTAATATATTCTATAGTTTATATAGGCATAAGTTCATTTCTAAGCTTCATCTCTCCTTTTAGAATGAGAAAATTTTAAGTATAGCTTCTAACTTGCAGTATATTAGATTctcaaattatattaaaatacatAATTGCATTAATCAATataatacaaacaatattatcttttttaataacaattatATTTAATGTAACTATGTATttcaatttaattgaaaaacttaatatattgtatctaagttttacTCTTTAATAATGGATTCAAGAATATCCACCTAGTGCTGTAGTGCATGTGTTAATTATCAATGAAAAAGTTTAGGTTCTATTTGTTTTGAGGTAACATAATTTGCTTAAGATAATTAAgcattatttttgtgttttgtggcTAAAGTCTTGAAAATGATCACCAAATAACTCTGTCAAGacccagaaaaaagaaaaatgaattttttcatCAACAAATATTCCAAACAAATTGTTGTTTCACATACCATTAAGTGTACAGATAGTCATTAATTCGGAGACTCAACAAATACTATTTCTTGTAAAGCAGAAAAGTACAATTAGGTTTTAGGCTGGAACAGGAACTGCACCACAATCAAACTACTTGAATCCACATTCATCccaaatagaaagaaaaatattcaaatatgcTAAAGTTTTGcatcaaaaaattttcatacaAGAAATAACAAAACCACAAGATATCTAATCCGAGATacaaatcaataaaatcaaaagaCAAATGGGTACAAATTAAACAATTCGATTATTGTAGAAATTAGAAACTAGAAAaagacttcaagaaactttgaagAGGGATTATTGAGAAGGGTAAGTAGGATGACAATTGACAACATGATTCTCGTAATGATTTTAATATGTTACTCTCTTTattctaatataaatatatttttaaaatctcaaaagcaaaatttttatttaataaattttaataatggtTCTTACATCTTTTAGAAGATAAACAAGATTCTTACTTACTAttacggaaaaaaaaaattatataatttgtgATGCATTAGTATTCcttttacaaaagaaataaaagagaatttaatactaaaatgtttgattaattaaaaaagtggtatatggCAGCACTAAAACCAGTATTGGAAAACAATATTTTCCAATTAAGGTAAAGATGATAAGATGTGATGGGTGATAATTAAATGGAAGAGTCCAACCCCACTTTCACATCGGAGGGACCCACAATTTCCTTTGTGTTTGGAAAAGACAGCTTGGTGATAACAACAACCTcaaccaccacaaccacaatgCCCCCAGCCCCACGAGAGCGTGGACCCTCTCATACAACCTTTACAGCCTAACGTAAGAAGAATCTCCttctgattctctctcttttttattattgttatgattattattattattattattattattaacaataGTAGAGCATTGTTCATcaactattttatataaaacatGTTTATTGAAaagcttattattattataacctaaatttaaaaacaatattattaatttcttttgtgTAGTATGAGGAAAGTGATCACGCTGATACTTCTATCTAGTACTCCAATGCGTCaaacataatataataatattcattttatataaaacatatttattgaaaagcttattattattataacctaaatttaaaaacaatattattaatttcttttgtgTAGTATGAGGAAAGTGGTCACGCTGACACTTCTGTCTAGTACTCCAATGTGCCAAACATGATATGATAATATTCATTTTAAAGTATGTTGTGTCGATATTAGATTTAgtatattaaaataacattGGATACGAGCTAAacctataaaacaaaatatgtggTAATTAAGCAATCCAAGTGCCCCACTGAAAATTTCCTTGAATGGAAGAGATTTAGGTGACAAATTCAAATTGTCTAGATTTAATGTAAGTGTAAAGTTCCAAAAGCCTCTTTAAATACGTAATCAGTTTGATtact
This DNA window, taken from Quercus robur chromosome 2, dhQueRobu3.1, whole genome shotgun sequence, encodes the following:
- the LOC126708148 gene encoding glutaredoxin-C6, translated to MQGLRRCSDDLVRLDLTSLSSPSSSGGGGGGGPQPPPPPSSSSSSSSSMLSIDVAESAEARIRRLISEHPVIIFSRSSCCMCHVMKKLLATIGVHPTVIELDDHEIAALPSDDSDSGSPQPRNPAAPSVFIGGTCIGGLESLVALHLSGQLVTKLVQVGALWV